A stretch of Candidatus Omnitrophota bacterium DNA encodes these proteins:
- a CDS encoding MarR family transcriptional regulator codes for MYIPEKRLITKVEDAFKKRIPFLSCWKVVRNKKTRTAEIDLLITAKDNNRTYHFCVEVKTAGYPQYVRDASVILEKFTETNSSYCPVIAVPFISERGKKICDEHNIGYLDFSGNAKIACGNIFIYTEGKARPKDVVTERQTLFSPKAARITRFLLGQPKSRWTQKEISELTGLSKGMVSRVIHRMIKMGYVTEKDKKLAPTNFDDLFSAWAESEIKRRDRKKSYYVWTQNPAKLMKVVADKLSLGRIKYAFTQEAGASLVAPFATFDIVSVYVESLDKFPGRSLSASEVDKGFNLMVIEAPDEYIFMKSRDRSGLKVVDNLQLYADLKKNPLRGEKQAGHILALIKKELK; via the coding sequence ATGTATATACCGGAAAAAAGGCTTATTACGAAAGTAGAAGATGCGTTTAAAAAACGCATTCCATTTCTTTCTTGCTGGAAGGTGGTGCGTAACAAAAAAACAAGAACGGCGGAGATAGATCTATTAATAACGGCCAAGGATAACAACCGGACCTATCATTTCTGCGTAGAGGTAAAAACGGCCGGCTACCCTCAGTACGTCAGGGATGCCAGCGTTATTCTGGAGAAATTCACGGAGACGAATTCTTCGTATTGCCCGGTTATAGCCGTTCCTTTTATAAGCGAGAGGGGAAAGAAAATATGCGATGAGCATAATATAGGTTATCTTGATTTCAGCGGAAACGCGAAAATAGCATGCGGGAACATATTTATTTACACCGAAGGGAAGGCACGCCCCAAAGACGTTGTTACCGAAAGGCAAACTTTATTTTCACCAAAAGCGGCTAGGATTACCAGGTTCCTTCTCGGGCAGCCCAAGAGTAGATGGACTCAGAAGGAAATTTCTGAGCTTACGGGATTGAGCAAAGGTATGGTTTCGCGCGTTATTCATAGGATGATAAAAATGGGGTACGTAACCGAGAAAGATAAAAAACTGGCGCCGACTAATTTCGACGATCTTTTTTCCGCATGGGCAGAATCCGAGATAAAACGGCGCGATAGAAAGAAAAGCTATTATGTGTGGACGCAAAATCCGGCTAAACTGATGAAAGTGGTGGCTGATAAACTTTCGCTCGGTAGAATAAAATACGCTTTTACACAGGAAGCGGGAGCCTCATTGGTGGCGCCATTTGCCACATTTGATATAGTCTCGGTATATGTCGAATCGCTTGATAAATTTCCGGGGAGATCGCTCTCCGCCTCGGAAGTTGATAAGGGGTTTAATCTTATGGTTATCGAAGCACCCGACGAGTATATATTTATGAAGTCCCGGGATAGAAGCGGCCTTAAGGTCGTAGACAATCTACAGCTTTACGCAGATTTAAAGAAAAATCCCCTGCGCGGCGAAAAGCAGGCCGGTCATATTCTGGCGCTTATCAAGAAAGAACTGAAATGA
- a CDS encoding type IV toxin-antitoxin system AbiEi family antitoxin domain-containing protein — MKWHEFLKKAGNLPVINVEVLLAGVADTRPVKVQISRWVKSGKLIQVKRGIYLLSKDYRKKDVFEPYLASILMSPSYISLEKALEYHGLIPESVPVYTSVTTKRPAKYVTKAGMFSYRCVKKPLFWGYGSVSVDRQTAFVAFPEKALLDLFYLNGMNISPAYLKELRLQNTEKIDTARFLAFAKRFKSRGIMTAAKRVVKYITKEAENQKTL, encoded by the coding sequence ATGAAATGGCATGAATTTTTGAAAAAGGCAGGGAATCTGCCGGTCATCAATGTGGAGGTCCTTTTGGCCGGCGTGGCTGACACCCGTCCGGTCAAAGTCCAGATTAGCCGGTGGGTGAAGTCCGGCAAGCTCATTCAGGTAAAAAGGGGGATCTATCTTCTCTCTAAGGATTACCGGAAGAAAGATGTTTTTGAGCCGTATTTGGCGTCTATATTGATGAGCCCGTCTTATATTAGTCTGGAGAAAGCGCTTGAATATCACGGCCTTATCCCGGAGTCGGTGCCGGTTTATACTTCGGTTACTACCAAACGGCCGGCCAAATATGTTACAAAAGCAGGGATGTTTTCGTACAGGTGTGTAAAGAAACCACTTTTTTGGGGGTACGGTTCTGTTAGCGTAGACAGACAGACGGCATTTGTGGCTTTTCCCGAAAAAGCGCTGCTGGATTTGTTTTATCTCAACGGAATGAATATCTCGCCGGCATATCTTAAAGAATTAAGGCTGCAAAACACCGAAAAGATTGACACGGCCCGTTTTTTGGCTTTCGCGAAACGATTTAAAAGCCGCGGCATTATGACAGCCGCAAAGAGGGTCGTAAAATACATCACTAAAGAAGCGGAGAACCAAAAAACACTATGA
- a CDS encoding nucleotidyl transferase AbiEii/AbiGii toxin family protein, with protein MKDYVLELAAKQDGLNAKMNVMREYLQAYTLRIMQDEGLFHTTAFLGGTALRFLHDLPRYSEDIDFSTVKGKKHDFAALVKKIKEELVLAGYSVAVTYKDEKIVQSAFVKFDGLLKDAGLSPFKEQNISLKIEIDTNPPDGAIFRTDIVNKYFPISFLSYDLPSLFAGKSHALLSRGYTKGRDFFDLGWYLSKWKDLKPNIALLNNALTQTGWKQDYPTENTWRNIIGGAVNKADWGEVKKDVGNFLERPEDLSVFTKENVLKMLERA; from the coding sequence ATGAAAGATTATGTCCTTGAACTTGCCGCCAAGCAGGACGGCCTGAACGCTAAAATGAACGTAATGCGCGAATACCTCCAGGCCTATACCCTTCGGATTATGCAGGATGAAGGGCTGTTTCATACTACCGCGTTTTTGGGCGGGACAGCGCTGAGATTTTTGCACGATTTACCGCGCTATTCCGAAGATATTGATTTTTCCACCGTCAAGGGGAAAAAGCATGACTTCGCGGCCCTTGTAAAAAAGATCAAGGAAGAACTGGTGTTGGCGGGATATTCCGTTGCCGTTACTTATAAGGACGAAAAGATCGTTCAATCCGCTTTCGTAAAATTCGACGGACTGTTAAAGGATGCCGGCCTGTCGCCTTTCAAGGAACAGAATATTTCGCTGAAGATCGAGATCGATACAAATCCGCCGGACGGAGCGATCTTCCGGACAGATATCGTGAACAAATATTTTCCCATTTCATTTTTGTCATACGACCTGCCATCGCTTTTCGCGGGCAAGAGCCATGCCTTGTTGAGCAGGGGATATACAAAAGGGCGCGATTTTTTCGATCTCGGCTGGTACCTTTCAAAGTGGAAAGACCTGAAGCCGAATATCGCTTTGCTTAATAATGCCCTCACACAAACCGGCTGGAAGCAGGACTATCCCACGGAGAATACCTGGCGGAATATTATCGGGGGCGCGGTAAATAAGGCCGACTGGGGAGAGGTAAAGAAAGATGTGGGGAACTTCCTTGAGCGTCCGGAAGACCTAAGCGTGTTCACGAAAGAGAATGTGCTTAAAATGCTTGAGAGGGCGTAG